A stretch of Argiope bruennichi chromosome 10, qqArgBrue1.1, whole genome shotgun sequence DNA encodes these proteins:
- the LOC129988541 gene encoding gastrula zinc finger protein XlCGF8.2DB-like: protein MENCTISNETSPVSVPSALSIVTDVNIRTSGSTVQRKNTSKKAFTCDVCGKFFPNKNNFGQHFRIHTNEKPFDCDICGKAFTRKNSLKKHYFIHSDEKPFPCGVCGKGFSQKGSLINHIRIHTKEKPFVCVICGLGFYTKKILKNHYRAHTNEKPAVCDVCSKAFSSNGALKIHYALHTNEKPYECELCDKKFSQKFCLTVHSLTHTNEKSFACDTCGKTFSYKSNLNRHSRTHTEGKNFICDICGKAFAYKNVLTSHYSTHSNEKPFVCDVCGMAFSEQRSLKRHLILHTDEKPHACEVCGKKFPLKCYLKKHYRIHTK from the coding sequence ATTAGAACAAGTGGTTCGACCGTCCAACGTAAAAATACCTCAAAGAAAGCTTTCACGTGTGATGTATGTgggaaattttttccaaataagaataatttcgGGCAACATTTTCGTATTCACACAAATGAAAAACCTTTCGATTGTGATATATGTGGTAAGGCATTTACTCGTAAAAATAGCTTAAAgaagcattattttattcattcagatGAAAAACCTTTTCCGTGTGGAGTTTGTGGCAAAGGATTTTCCCAGAAAGGTAGTTTAATTAATCATATTcgtattcatacaaaagaaaaaccctTTGTTTGTGTTATCTGTGGTTTGGGATTTTAtaccaagaaaattttaaaaaaccattatcgcgctcatacaaatgaaaaacctgCTGTATGTGACGTGTGCAGTAAGGCATTTTCTTCAAATGGTGCCCTGAAAATACATTATGCtcttcatacaaatgaaaaaccttaTGAGTGTGAACTATGTGACAAaaaattttcccaaaaattttGCTTAACTGTCCATTCTCttactcatacaaatgaaaaatctttCGCTTGTGATACATGTGGTAAAACATTTTcatacaaaagtaatttaaacaGACACTCTCGTACTCATACAGagggaaagaattttatttgtgatATATGCGGTAAGGCATTTGcctacaaaaatgttttaactagCCATTATTCTACTCATTCAAATGAAAAACCATTTGTTTGTGATGTGTGCGGTATGGCATTTTCTGAACAACGTTCTCTGAAAAGACATTTAATCCTTCACACAGATGAAAAACCTCATGCTTGTGAGGTGTGTGGCAAAAAATTTCCtctgaaatgttatttaaagaagCATTATCGTATTCATACAAAGTGA